Proteins encoded by one window of Bacillota bacterium:
- a CDS encoding DNA repair exonuclease: MGFRFVHAADLHLGCQFAGVEEINPDLKQRVMDASLRAFKNLTDYCLESDVDFLLLAGDVFETNRPSLRTQKFFVEQLARLQTANIDVFMVTGNHDAGLVKNLVFKLPKNLIMFGSEQADVIERTYNSLQVTITGISYAQQHVGDLTPLFPRPDSSSFNIAILHCEVGGKEFGYAPASLASLQSSGYDYWAIGHVHTAAEWSNGCQIRYPGVLQGRHSGETGQKGCWIVEVDSRGIKNSQFISVQDIIWQTIELDLTEVAPKQLYSTLQQAKEDQRAGFSVGTMLNLTLTGASSCYHLLKQPGTISDLLMELRDGEEQDNFVWVTGIDDQVLPEIDWNSLRRQGDFLAEVIAYIEELEANPETYAETAAVSELHELLMEHDVRELLRNAKLIAVELLSGGERK; encoded by the coding sequence ATGGGCTTTCGATTTGTTCACGCAGCAGATCTGCACTTAGGCTGTCAATTTGCAGGAGTGGAGGAAATTAATCCTGACTTAAAACAAAGGGTGATGGACGCCAGTTTGCGTGCGTTTAAAAACCTAACTGATTACTGTCTGGAATCGGATGTAGATTTTTTGCTCCTTGCCGGAGATGTCTTCGAAACAAATCGTCCCAGCCTGCGCACGCAAAAGTTTTTTGTTGAGCAGCTTGCCCGCCTCCAGACTGCAAATATTGACGTCTTTATGGTTACCGGCAATCACGATGCCGGGTTGGTGAAAAACTTGGTCTTTAAACTTCCAAAAAACTTAATTATGTTCGGTTCCGAACAGGCTGATGTAATTGAGCGTACATATAATTCACTTCAGGTAACAATCACTGGAATTAGTTATGCACAGCAGCATGTCGGAGACTTAACGCCATTGTTTCCGCGTCCTGATTCCAGCTCTTTCAATATTGCCATTCTCCACTGTGAAGTGGGTGGAAAGGAATTTGGGTATGCTCCTGCTTCACTTGCAAGTCTCCAAAGCAGCGGGTATGATTACTGGGCAATTGGCCATGTCCACACTGCCGCGGAGTGGAGTAATGGGTGCCAGATCCGGTATCCCGGTGTTCTTCAGGGCAGACACAGCGGCGAAACAGGACAAAAAGGGTGCTGGATCGTTGAGGTTGACAGCAGAGGAATCAAGAATTCTCAGTTCATTTCAGTTCAGGACATTATTTGGCAGACAATTGAGCTGGATTTGACCGAGGTTGCTCCTAAGCAGCTTTATTCGACCCTTCAGCAGGCAAAAGAAGATCAGAGAGCTGGCTTTTCAGTGGGAACGATGCTCAATCTGACCCTTACTGGTGCAAGCAGCTGTTACCATCTCTTAAAACAGCCTGGCACAATTAGTGATTTGCTAATGGAGCTGCGGGATGGTGAAGAGCAGGACAATTTTGTTTGGGTGACTGGAATAGATGACCAGGTTCTTCCCGAAATTGACTGGAACAGTCTGCGCCGCCAGGGTGATTTCTTGGCTGAAGTGATTGCGTATATTGAAGAGCTGGAAGCGAATCCGGAAACTTACGCAGAAACAGCTGCAGTTTCAGAGCTGCATGAACTGCTGATGGAGCATGATGTGCGGGAACTGCTGCGGAATGCAAAATTGATCGCTGTTGAGCTCTTGAGTGGGGGTGAGCGGAAATGA